A stretch of Lutra lutra chromosome 9, mLutLut1.2, whole genome shotgun sequence DNA encodes these proteins:
- the ADIG gene encoding adipogenin, with the protein MKYPLVPLVNDLTFSFLVFWLCLPVSLLLVLLIVWLRFLLSQDSEENDSDVCFDWEPWSKAPAQFCWEGTLHS; encoded by the exons ATGAAGTACCCTCTGGTGCCGCTGGTGAACGACCTCACGTTTTCTTTCCTGGTGTTCTGGCTCTGCCTGCCCGTGAGCTTGCTGTTGGTCCTGCTGATCGTCTGGCTCCGCTTCTTACTGAGCCAAG ATTCAGAGGAAAATGACTCAGATGTATGCTTTGATTGGGAGCCTTGGAGCAAAGCCCCAGCCCAATTTTGCTGGGAGGGGACACTCCATAGCTAA